The DNA segment ATCGTCTTTCTCCACTCCATCTCCTTTATCCTCCTATCATTTTCACGAGCTTCAAACGCTTCTCTCCATTGCATTTCCATTTGCATCTGTTGCTTCATGAAGTCCTCCAAAATATCCCTTAAGTTATTATTATTTCCACTGCTACTACCGTCTCCCCCAATATTCGCAGTTTTTTTgccctttttcttctttctaaTGCTTACTTTCTCTTCATCACTTTCTTCGTTATCGTCTTCCTCGTCCGAAGATAGCTGCACCGCTTTCTTTTTGGACCCAGATGCTGCTCCTTCTGCTTCAGCCCATAACATTCTGTGCATCCTTGCTGCGAAAATCTCTTGCAACTCATTATAAAATGGAAATTGTTGTCGCAAAGATTCAGATTCCATCGTCTCACATCCCTAGAGAccgggaaaaaaaataaaaaaagaacaaGAAATATACCTATCAAAACCATATAGATAACATAGGGTTTTTACGATACACAGCTcaatcaaaacaaaaaaaaatccgGAAATTATCAATAAGTTTGATAAGCAGGTAGTGATACCTTGTATCGGGTAACGAGGTTTTTCCACTTGCACTTGCACTGCTCTGAGCTGCGATGAAAACCCTTTTCCTTCATTTTGTTAGCTACCACTTCCCAAAGAAGCTTGTTTCTTTTGGTCTCCATGAAAGTTTGATCCAGTCCTGCTCGGATCATCAAGAATTCCTTCGTTTCTTGGATACTCCATTGAGGAAACCTATCAGTATCAACGTTAACACTGATGTGATGATGCTGATGAAGATATCCTTCCATTACACAAACAAATACAAAGCAACAACAAATAATTGAGACAAAACAAGATCTCACCCACCAAaaagatagatagatagataagAGGGATCGAaaggaaaaagatgaagagagAAAGAAGATGAAAGATTTATACGAAGTGGTGTGAACAGAAAAGGAAGTGTGAATCAACAAgatgaaaggaaagaaaagaaatttttatttcttctttagcTTAGGTGTCAAAGAGATCGTTTTTGCTATAATCGTTTAGATGTAGAAAACGAAATCaaatctctctgtctctctcttcttcttcaataCAGACCCTTTCAGTCTCTATCTGTCTACGCGGAAACTCATTTTCCTCTCACTCCCTCTAAACTTTTTTTATTTCCAATCTCTATAGACTATAGTTCACATTGCGTTTACGCGTCGTCAGGCTTACGTGAAGACCCTTAGTGGTGGGGCTTTATACTCTGCAATAACGGATGGAAAACTTGCTCTACAAGctacatttttattatttaaaagaaaattaattaaaattaaaattaaaattaataaaataaataatttaatttaataaaaaattattacctaaatttaatttattattatttaaaatataaatatataatttatttattaaatcatattatatatttttctattttaaataTCGATCAATTAAGTTTGGACAAGATTATCCTTTAATTGGGTATACGAGATTTGTCAACTTTCCAGTCCTTGTGCCCTTGAATCATTTAGAGGGGACAATAGAAAAGGGAGAGAGAGCTTCGAGAATGTACCGAAACGCTTTGTTTTTGCAAAAGCAAAGGAAAGGTAAGGATTTTGCATGGCTTTCCTAAATCTAAGACtggatttttcttctctttttaaaaaaaatctgtgggttttttccttttttttaataaaaaaaatcgatTACGCGGAGTTCTGCTTTGTCCCACGTGTGGACGCCAACAATCTTCTGCCACGTGGAACACATGCAGACATTAGACTAGAAGATTAGTGGGCACTTTTGATAATGGACCGGCCCACTTTTCTTTGCGTTCACACCAACTACGACCCATTCGTGTACTGCCCAAAGAAATTGACTGCCCCCAATGTATATCATAAAATATCATATCGAgcgtttaaattaaattaaattaaattaaattttttaaaaattaatttaatttaattttaatttttcttttaaattaaatattaatttctcAACGAtactaaaatatttaatttaataatattaaaattatttttaaaattataaagtttcattagttttcttttcttttatctaatgCAGAATATTCAATTTATCacctttatatttaataattacatgcatattcttaattttgaaattaaaaatttattttgtaaaatttcataaTGATGCAATAGTTTTGTTTATAGAAATAATTTGcatttatgaattttattaataAGTTTTCAATTTATAATTCTATTTGATTACTACctactataattaattttatttaaaattgtgATTAGTTGTATTGATTTGATTGACCTAAACcaatttatttaaaaaagttGGTCAATGATGACTTGACCATTTCTAGGGCAAAAATTACttgttcaattatatatatatatatatatatatatatatatatatatatatatatatatatatatatatatatatgtgtggacTACATTTACAAAggctcctttcaaataaaattatgcAATGTGAATTTAGCTATTGGCAAGCATGTGAATGTTTATTAATTTTCTATCTCTTaattaatttgggattttttaAAAATGGTTTGATAAAATCAAATCTAAATAAAAGTTTGTggtagaaataaaataattaacacaaataaatgcttttttttaattgattatatGAAATAGGAAAGGCACACTCTTTAATAAATGTTGTTGTGATTATATATTAAATGATCTTTTATATAAAACTTTGATTTGATTGGCACATAGtagtaataatcataatcaattgtgTCTGTAATTATATAAGAATAAATTCAAAAATGATATGGGATATgggttgtcacgacccaacctatgggctggaccagcactaggacatgggccagcctaaagcccccgatgcccgtagtaagcctaattatttctcaacccaactctaagactcatttgggcccaatttaagaattcaaccggacagagtccggccataaaatggaccttttaacggggagtttttgactcacccgacctgtaaacacaatatataatcaattgggaagctcagctcaccctccacatactcataataacataaagtcaaatgCGAGCTCAACTCCCTCTTCCAGTctaacatacatgcatataataagtttacaattccaacatggcaaattatattacagacccaaattaaataaatatttctaacacatacgaaaattctaggagttaacagaattatacaaacatgaatagatgatctgcgaaggagaaaagcaggttaaccacaataataatcctcctgtagcctggaaaaatattgaacaggaatgagcgttcgactcagagaataaaatatcaattttaaccataatctctataactatctaaagctaatgcaccctgtatagTGAAATGTAACATCGTTAAtactttcacatcataacagcaaaaaggtaatttggagcactcacacacccggtaATGTCAAACcataaatatatgggagttgatcccctatactgcTCTCTTAatacaacctctgccagcgaaaaactcaagccggactttcgcttaataaactaatACGAGgtctcagcgaagaactcaagccgtgtctatcccgaagcaccgggtcctagcgaagatctcaagccatgtctacccatcctgtccatacctaacactataccacacgcacgctaatgcacgcacactgctccaaattaccacaaacaacatccatggcactttaacagttgtgaatgcaacataaaacgtgcctagagtttaactacatagatatatacatataagtgatgcatggacatgcttgaacatataataatatcgaaattacaattaaaattaatattttattcacagacttaaccgcagtCATTGTGGTagttgggcggaggaagaaggctatcccagctcacctgacaatttttattacaattatttagtatatttgactcaatacaaactaagaaaaagaccaaatatgtCATAAGTCGTACCAAAAATTTGacaaagtctcccctatacctagaacctacccaacctgcaaaagggtttaaaacgcacttttatatccacaaactatacacccataactcaatcacatcacacagccactcctgggcccatccaaacaatcatcaatcacaatatgtaaaattacagtttaatcctcataatttaacccttttgtaaaaactacccaaatgagttctaaaaattctaaaactttaccccgtggtccttagcatcattactaagctaatgcaaaaggaattataatttcttgagctaccacgaatattttatggatttttaatcccattcaagcactagaaaattaagtaaagttcaggtttacctatgctgattccGATCTCGGGAACGCGTTCGGAAcgtctgacaacggtggggtagctaaaatctcAACCCAATTTCGAGACTTTTTCGGCAGCCTATTTGTCTTGCTGGAAATTCACAGACTAGGGCAACTGTCAAATTTCCGCTAATTGGAGgtacctacacaaagcccacaatacgggggttagtatataatttttatgaaattttctaaactcatttaatactCGGAAAAGCACTACAAAGTTTCGTGGGacctataaaaaaattttaaaatttatatttgctgcgaagctctcgacgagtggaacgctctggtactctcggttttctcgtaaggttcacggtttgtgagaaatctagcccaaaagtcaaaattagCTAAAACTTTTCggataaaaattgggcaaaccgctctatggattttggtgttcttggtgtcaatggaaagctctcgagatgtagatggtgtttgacataagacccggcccaatcggtggccggatcggccggatttcggccgggaagcTAAAACAGCGCGCTGTTCGTCGCGCCTCTTCCCGTGTCGTTTTCGACCGCCTGGAAGGCCGGCTAGCGGTGGGAGAAGGCTGGGGCGGtgtgccggcgaggtggggagggatGGGTGGTGGCGGCGTGGCGTGGGGAGGAGGGAaggagagagaaaacaggagagagaggaagagaggtcgAGAACGCgcgtggaggaagaagaagaaaagaaaaggccggttcgATTCAATCGGTCTGATCAGGTCCGGTTTGATTCGGtctgtccgattcaagatacaaaatttttaatttttactctgccttgagacCGAAAATTaggcccaaaaattctaaaaaaattttagaaaactcagaaaaattcgtagagtccaaatatatttttagttttgccacgtggtctttaaattaatttttaaaaatcatcaaagttttatatttttataaaatcgaacccaatttctaaaatctgaaaaatttcaaataatctcccaaaattcaaataaattaaaatattaatatttactcataaaataataaatttaaaactaggggtgttacatgggtgGTCCTCCactatatcatttttttttttaagaatggttgggtaattaatttagtggctataaaaaaatatattaattcaataattttttttaataaaataatgatatcTCAGTGTATTATGAATTAGTTGACTCTTTAATTTATATCgcttttaaatttgattgaaatttatttatatatttaactttgtttatattaaataattgtaattttaattgagATATAAATGGTATAATGAAGTAATGAAAAGTCATTATTTAGTATATTTATAAGTcatcaataaatttaaatttaataatatagattagaattatttttttagaattatgaacttttaaatttaaattgaatcattaaaaaaattatatatattcatGAGTcagataaaattttcttttattaactATACTTAAACTTCAGATAAATATCGCATGTGattacttaattttattttatgagtatttttataaaaattattaaattttaatttttttcataaaactcAATAAACTAATATTTGATTTCCTAAATATCACTATTATTGAAAATTAAATGTTTTCAAATTAATCTGCtaatttatcaattattttataaataaagttACCTTactttattaatttcttaaaaaaaagagagaaatagAATCCATAAAACGCATTTAACTACCTTGCTCGCCATTAAACCCCTCTTCTTTCTCTGTTTCTCCTCCTCAATAACTACTAGTTAGGTAATTttgtttataaaataattgacaaGTCAGTAtattaacttaaaaatttttaattttcgatcataataatttttataaaattaaattaaaatttaataatttttataaaaattttataaaattaaatgaccGTATATAATAATTACCTCTTAAACTTCTATTATTTTATCATGATCTAAATTATGGGCCGAAACggtactaggacttgggtcagtatAAGGCCCTCAAAGTCCATAGTAAATCTAACTATTCCATGTCTAAACCTAAGGCCCATTACtatagtccaatttcaagaaaacaaacggatagAGTTCGACCATAAATTGGTCTATctaacggggagtttttagctcatccgacctgtaataataaaatatatcaaTTTGGGAAActtagctcaccctcacaatcctcaacatagcaatttaatcaaatgggagcttagtTCCCTCATCCAAGATACATACCCATCCTATATATCCACATATACATAAATAATAGGTTTACAATGTCAAAATAAATAAACTACTACAGTCTCAAGctaaataaaatacttttagCACATGCGAAACTCTAGATT comes from the Hevea brasiliensis isolate MT/VB/25A 57/8 chromosome 5, ASM3005281v1, whole genome shotgun sequence genome and includes:
- the LOC110640262 gene encoding trihelix transcription factor GT-3b isoform X2; this encodes MIRAGLDQTFMETKRNKLLWEVVANKMKEKGFHRSSEQCKCKWKNLVTRYKGCETMESESLRQQFPFYNELQEIFAARMHRMLWAEAEGAASGSKKKAVQLSSDEEDDNEESDEEKVSIRKKKKGKKTANIGGDGSSSGNNNNLRDILEDFMKQQMQMEMQWREAFEARENDRRIKEMEWRKTMEALENERIMMDRRWREREEQRRIREEARGEKRDALITALLNKLRREEI
- the LOC110640262 gene encoding trihelix transcription factor GT-3b isoform X1; translation: MEGYLHQHHHISVNVDTDRFPQWSIQETKEFLMIRAGLDQTFMETKRNKLLWEVVANKMKEKGFHRSSEQCKCKWKNLVTRYKGCETMESESLRQQFPFYNELQEIFAARMHRMLWAEAEGAASGSKKKAVQLSSDEEDDNEESDEEKVSIRKKKKGKKTANIGGDGSSSGNNNNLRDILEDFMKQQMQMEMQWREAFEARENDRRIKEMEWRKTMEALENERIMMDRRWREREEQRRIREEARGEKRDALITALLNKLRREEI